One Kribbella sp. NBC_00662 genomic region harbors:
- a CDS encoding sigma-54-dependent Fis family transcriptional regulator, with translation MDEIAPSMEDNRRAATARLNFLTLDPVKTQDVRPPILASWVRSRRWNLPADRITLPYVADPDLDIPLTRSAAPVLRQLHQNLDGQPISVILTDRTGMVLERLTADTNLARYLDKVFLAPGFSYAEEFAGTNGIGTALEGGGPMHVFGHEHYAEDLEDLACAGVPIKHPVNGKTVGAIDLTCWRKDAGSLLMALAKTTAENIRAALLKDSSARELSLLQAYLQSSRRLGDMVIAVDDDLLLMNAKAGQSLDASDQRAVLGYAAEMLARGTTEAIVAELPTGSWVRIMCRPVSSGGRGGGGIIQVSPHSAGVGIRTPATGHRPPPRPVLPGLVGRSAPWLGSSREVDNACRAGQWVVLTGERGTGKVTLARAAHQQNNPAGLFHVVDVARVGDGFTAELESELADDSVQALVIRHVERLDASGVDATLAALYDVLERRPADPPWIALTLTSDDSDSPDLGELLSLFPLTVEVPPLRHHIEDVRELVPYFLNQLSHGELTCGPDAMQQLMRSAWPGNTAELCQMLKQVVVRRRRTGVITPADLPGRAQAISRRSLSQLEALERDAIIRSLIANDGHKGHAAKSLGMSRATIYRKIHDYGIQPP, from the coding sequence GTGGACGAAATCGCCCCCTCGATGGAGGACAACCGGCGCGCCGCCACGGCCCGGCTGAACTTCCTCACTCTCGATCCGGTCAAGACACAGGATGTCCGGCCGCCGATCCTTGCCTCCTGGGTACGGTCGCGGCGCTGGAACCTCCCGGCCGACCGGATCACGCTGCCGTACGTCGCCGACCCCGATCTCGACATCCCGTTGACCCGCAGCGCCGCGCCGGTCCTGCGGCAACTGCACCAGAACCTCGACGGCCAGCCGATCAGCGTGATCCTCACCGACCGGACCGGGATGGTGCTGGAGCGGCTGACCGCGGACACGAACCTGGCCCGGTACCTGGACAAGGTCTTCCTGGCGCCGGGGTTCAGCTACGCCGAGGAGTTCGCCGGCACGAACGGCATCGGGACCGCGCTGGAGGGCGGCGGGCCGATGCACGTGTTCGGTCACGAGCACTACGCCGAGGATCTCGAGGATCTCGCGTGTGCCGGCGTACCGATCAAGCATCCGGTGAACGGCAAGACGGTCGGTGCGATCGATCTGACCTGCTGGCGCAAGGACGCCGGGTCGCTGCTGATGGCGCTTGCCAAGACCACGGCGGAGAACATCCGGGCCGCGCTGCTCAAGGACAGCTCGGCACGGGAGCTCTCGCTGCTGCAGGCGTATCTGCAGAGTTCACGCCGGCTCGGTGACATGGTGATCGCGGTCGACGACGATCTGTTGCTGATGAACGCGAAGGCAGGTCAGTCGCTCGACGCGTCGGACCAGCGCGCCGTCCTCGGGTATGCCGCCGAGATGCTGGCGCGCGGGACGACCGAGGCGATCGTGGCCGAGCTGCCGACCGGTTCCTGGGTCCGGATCATGTGCCGCCCGGTCAGCTCCGGCGGCCGTGGCGGCGGCGGGATCATCCAGGTCAGCCCGCACTCGGCGGGTGTCGGCATTCGTACGCCGGCCACCGGGCATCGTCCGCCGCCGCGTCCTGTCCTTCCCGGGCTGGTCGGCCGGAGTGCGCCGTGGCTCGGCAGCAGTCGCGAGGTGGACAACGCGTGCCGGGCCGGCCAATGGGTCGTGCTGACCGGCGAGCGGGGGACCGGCAAGGTCACGCTCGCGCGGGCCGCACACCAGCAGAACAACCCGGCCGGTTTGTTCCACGTTGTCGACGTTGCGCGGGTGGGAGACGGTTTCACCGCCGAGCTCGAGTCCGAGCTGGCTGACGATTCGGTGCAGGCGTTGGTGATCCGGCACGTCGAGCGCCTGGACGCGAGCGGTGTCGACGCGACGCTCGCGGCGTTGTACGACGTACTCGAACGCCGCCCGGCCGATCCGCCGTGGATCGCGCTGACTCTCACCTCGGACGACTCGGATTCGCCTGATCTGGGCGAGCTGCTGTCGCTCTTCCCGCTGACCGTCGAGGTGCCGCCGCTGCGACATCACATCGAGGACGTCCGGGAACTCGTCCCGTACTTCCTCAACCAACTGAGCCACGGCGAGCTGACCTGCGGTCCCGATGCGATGCAGCAACTGATGCGCTCAGCCTGGCCCGGCAACACCGCGGAACTGTGCCAGATGCTCAAGCAGGTCGTCGTACGACGTCGTCGTACCGGTGTCATCACCCCTGCGGACCTCCCGGGGCGCGCGCAGGCGATCAGCCGCCGCAGCCTCAGCCAGTTGGAGGCCCTCGAACGCGACGCGATCATCCGCAGCCTGATCGCCAACGACGGCCACAAGGGCCACGCCGCGAAGTCCCTCGGAATGTCCCGAGCCACGATCTACCGCAAGATCCACGACTACGGAATCCAGCCGCCTTAA
- a CDS encoding GNAT family N-acetyltransferase, which translates to MGFHVKLGKGRTPEQNRAEKEARVRSGDTHAALVFDGDNCLGWCQFGSPEELPEVKSRRLYEKGLTQLPDWRITCFFTGKGLRGRGVADAALGGALAQIAQYGGGVVEGYPEETDDRKVSGSFLHTGPMSAFENHGFTRTRPISPHRWVVTRTV; encoded by the coding sequence GTGGGGTTTCATGTGAAGCTCGGGAAGGGGCGGACGCCGGAGCAGAATCGGGCGGAGAAGGAAGCTCGGGTGCGGAGTGGGGACACGCATGCGGCGTTGGTGTTCGACGGCGACAACTGTCTCGGGTGGTGTCAGTTCGGGTCGCCTGAGGAATTGCCTGAGGTGAAGAGTCGGCGGCTGTACGAGAAGGGTCTTACCCAGCTGCCTGACTGGCGGATTACCTGCTTCTTCACGGGGAAGGGGCTGCGTGGGCGTGGGGTTGCTGATGCTGCGCTCGGTGGAGCGTTGGCGCAGATCGCGCAGTACGGCGGGGGCGTGGTCGAGGGCTACCCGGAAGAGACCGACGACCGGAAGGTGTCGGGCTCGTTCCTGCATACCGGACCGATGTCGGCGTTCGAGAACCACGGGTTCACCAGGACCCGCCCTATCTCGCCGCACCGCTGGGTCGTGACCCGGACGGTTTAA
- a CDS encoding FAD-dependent oxidoreductase, translating into MTDPRVAVVGAGPAGIYAADILAQEHPRVLVDLIERLPAPFGLVRYGVAPDHPRIKEIIKALHRVVNRERIRFVGNVAYGTDLKLDDLRRHYDAVIFATGAMTDRSLDIPGIDLPGSYGAADFVSWYAGHPDVPREWPLDAREVAVVGAGNVALDIARMLAKPADEQLSTEIADNVYRGLKLNQTTDVHVFARRGPAQIKFTPMELRELSHSPSVDVIVHPEGFEIDDASQAAISSSKSTRLVVDTLLKHLDAEPTGAPHRIHIHLCQAPIEVLGTDRVEGLRTERMQLQGDGTVKGTGEYVDTPVQAVYRAVGYLSSHLPEIPFDHHAGVIANDRGRILDLDGVPVPGLYVTGWIKRGPVGLIGHTKSDAAETIASLLQDLDQLPAPEISDPAAILEHLPGPIVDADGWSRLDAHEIALGRAQGRERVKVVPRDEMLNAARGR; encoded by the coding sequence GTGACGGACCCTCGGGTCGCCGTGGTCGGTGCCGGCCCGGCTGGAATCTATGCCGCTGACATTCTCGCCCAGGAACATCCCCGGGTGCTGGTCGATCTCATCGAGCGGTTACCGGCGCCGTTCGGGCTGGTGCGGTACGGCGTGGCGCCGGACCATCCCCGGATCAAGGAGATCATCAAGGCGCTGCACCGGGTGGTGAACCGGGAGCGGATCAGGTTCGTCGGGAACGTTGCATACGGCACCGATCTGAAACTCGACGACCTGCGCAGGCACTACGACGCGGTCATCTTCGCGACCGGCGCGATGACGGATCGGTCCCTGGACATTCCGGGCATCGACCTGCCGGGCAGCTACGGCGCCGCGGACTTCGTCAGCTGGTACGCCGGGCATCCCGACGTACCGCGGGAGTGGCCGCTGGATGCTCGTGAGGTCGCGGTCGTCGGTGCGGGCAACGTCGCGCTCGACATCGCCCGGATGCTGGCCAAGCCGGCCGACGAGCAGTTGAGCACCGAGATCGCCGACAACGTGTACCGGGGTCTGAAGCTCAATCAGACGACCGACGTCCACGTCTTCGCGCGCCGCGGACCCGCGCAGATCAAATTCACGCCGATGGAATTGCGCGAGTTGTCGCACTCGCCGTCGGTCGACGTGATCGTGCACCCCGAGGGCTTCGAGATCGACGATGCGAGCCAGGCCGCGATCAGCTCGAGCAAGAGCACCCGGCTCGTCGTCGACACCTTGCTGAAGCACCTCGACGCCGAACCGACCGGCGCGCCGCACCGGATCCACATCCACCTGTGCCAGGCGCCGATCGAGGTCCTCGGCACGGACAGGGTCGAAGGGCTACGCACCGAACGCATGCAGCTACAGGGCGACGGCACGGTGAAGGGCACCGGCGAGTACGTCGACACTCCCGTGCAGGCTGTGTACCGCGCGGTCGGATACCTCTCGTCGCACCTGCCGGAGATCCCGTTCGATCACCACGCCGGCGTCATCGCGAACGACCGCGGCCGGATCCTCGATCTGGACGGAGTACCGGTGCCGGGGCTGTACGTGACCGGCTGGATCAAGCGCGGCCCGGTCGGACTCATCGGCCACACGAAGTCGGATGCCGCGGAGACGATCGCGAGTCTGCTCCAAGACCTGGATCAGCTGCCGGCGCCCGAGATCAGCGACCCCGCTGCGATCCTGGAGCATCTCCCCGGGCCGATCGTCGACGCCGACGGCTGGTCCCGGCTCGATGCTCACGAGATCGCGTTGGGTCGGGCCCAGGGGCGTGAACGGGTGAAGGTCGTGCCGCGCGACGAGATGCTCAACGCCGCGCGAGGTCGCTGA
- a CDS encoding ABC transporter substrate-binding protein, translated as MTWSFDDDRGQHIVTASRPIRVLAYAQAAQTLASLGVPVVGYFGSQHHADSGASVGLDLPFVGSGDSVDEDLVKSLTPDLVVSVTYGGEVYGLSEAVAARIAEAAPILAIGIAGDRTLASVIERFHELAAALGADVQDPATDLTAAPTDPSVRVVALSGGTDTDAYVANPAYWPSLRMLADAGVQFTPTSTAGGWEVVKWDALATKHPADLVLYDQRPNSLGADRLATIPGWSEVPAVRAANVRAWNPEPPLTYAAAESFVSDLARR; from the coding sequence ATGACTTGGTCGTTCGACGACGATCGTGGACAGCACATCGTGACGGCGAGTCGGCCCATCCGGGTGCTGGCGTACGCGCAGGCGGCGCAGACGCTGGCGAGTCTCGGCGTACCGGTCGTGGGCTACTTCGGCTCCCAGCATCACGCCGACAGCGGCGCCTCGGTCGGGCTCGATCTGCCGTTCGTCGGTTCCGGTGACAGCGTCGACGAGGACCTGGTCAAATCCCTCACACCCGATCTCGTGGTGAGCGTGACGTACGGCGGTGAGGTGTACGGCCTCTCCGAAGCCGTTGCCGCCAGGATTGCCGAGGCCGCCCCGATCCTCGCGATAGGCATCGCCGGGGACCGGACCCTCGCATCGGTCATCGAGCGGTTCCACGAATTGGCGGCGGCCCTCGGAGCCGACGTACAGGACCCTGCGACGGACCTGACTGCAGCACCCACGGATCCGTCGGTGCGGGTGGTCGCGCTTTCCGGCGGCACCGACACGGATGCGTACGTGGCGAATCCGGCGTACTGGCCGAGCCTTCGCATGCTCGCCGACGCCGGCGTGCAGTTCACCCCGACCAGCACCGCGGGCGGCTGGGAGGTCGTCAAGTGGGACGCCCTCGCCACCAAGCACCCCGCCGACCTCGTGCTGTACGACCAGCGCCCCAACTCGCTCGGCGCCGACCGGCTGGCGACGATCCCGGGATGGTCCGAGGTCCCCGCCGTACGCGCAGCCAATGTACGAGCCTGGAACCCGGAGCCGCCGCTGACCTACGCGGCGGCCGAGTCCTTCGTCAGCGACCTCGCGCGGCGTTGA
- a CDS encoding DUF2278 family protein, translated as MPLTSYGVLAGRLVRFAREDPNDFGSWYHGKMYVAAPAGEYEGAVDVSTPSGVPVEYREVRYLDVDLFAATAALPDGWHLLDSTPYSGALDYIRSPLLSSRSGWVESTADNALDLLEQLLTRSLRVYVYGAPYDEGLGVHDIHYNQGDPPGEFQHLDAIWQDGGTIIEQPTGELIAFLTKFKPQTLTTDDNGLPV; from the coding sequence ATGCCACTCACAAGCTACGGGGTTCTGGCCGGCCGGTTGGTGCGGTTCGCACGGGAGGATCCGAACGACTTCGGATCCTGGTACCACGGGAAGATGTACGTCGCCGCACCTGCGGGCGAGTACGAGGGTGCAGTGGACGTGTCGACGCCCAGCGGCGTACCGGTCGAGTATCGCGAGGTGCGCTACCTCGACGTGGACCTGTTCGCCGCCACGGCCGCCTTGCCCGACGGCTGGCACCTGCTGGACAGCACGCCGTACTCGGGTGCGTTGGACTACATCCGCTCACCGCTCCTGAGCTCGCGCTCCGGCTGGGTGGAGAGCACGGCCGACAACGCCCTGGACCTCCTCGAACAACTACTGACCAGGTCCCTCCGCGTCTACGTCTACGGCGCCCCGTACGACGAAGGCCTCGGCGTACACGACATCCACTACAACCAAGGCGACCCGCCCGGCGAATTCCAGCACCTGGACGCCATCTGGCAAGACGGCGGCACCATCATCGAACAACCCACCGGCGAACTGATCGCCTTCCTGACCAAGTTCAAACCCCAGACCCTGACAACCGACGACAACGGCCTACCCGTCTGA
- a CDS encoding META domain-containing protein, with amino-acid sequence MAAPIGKTYLSTAVTDNGVPKQLVPGTRIRLEFARVPNQNAEGPEVYDVLRVHAGCNRLGAHSAAGTLLADGRLFVAGFGSTAKGCEPARRAQDEWLQLFLTSNPTWQLDGDELTLTSAGTTITLLDRKIAEPDLPLDGVRWKLATTITNGDLFHHRHRAAEAWLTFNTDHLTGWTGCNELSGTVTRTNTELIFSGVSVTEHVCTGETAEVEAAILATLGTTASYTIDYNRLILINPAGVGLDLKSDG; translated from the coding sequence ATGGCCGCACCGATCGGCAAGACATATCTGTCCACCGCCGTGACTGATAACGGCGTACCCAAACAGCTGGTACCGGGCACGCGCATCCGGCTGGAGTTCGCCCGCGTCCCGAACCAGAACGCGGAAGGCCCGGAGGTGTACGACGTCCTCCGGGTGCACGCAGGCTGCAACAGACTCGGCGCGCACAGCGCGGCCGGCACGCTGCTCGCCGACGGCAGACTGTTCGTCGCAGGATTCGGCAGCACCGCGAAGGGTTGCGAGCCGGCCCGCCGCGCCCAGGACGAATGGCTGCAGCTGTTCCTGACAAGCAACCCCACGTGGCAGCTGGACGGCGACGAACTCACCCTCACCTCGGCCGGTACAACAATCACCCTCCTGGACCGAAAGATCGCCGAACCCGACCTCCCACTCGACGGCGTCCGCTGGAAGCTGGCCACCACCATCACCAACGGCGACCTCTTCCATCACCGGCACCGGGCCGCCGAGGCTTGGCTCACCTTCAACACCGACCACCTGACCGGCTGGACAGGTTGCAACGAGCTCTCCGGCACTGTCACGCGCACCAACACAGAGCTCATCTTCAGCGGGGTCTCCGTCACCGAGCACGTCTGCACAGGTGAGACAGCTGAGGTTGAGGCGGCGATTCTCGCGACCCTCGGGACGACGGCGTCGTACACCATCGACTACAACCGGCTGATCCTCATCAACCCGGCTGGAGTCGGGCTTGATTTGAAATCAGACGGGTAG
- the trxA gene encoding thioredoxin translates to MSEIVSCPHCGQKNRVQAVADGKPVCGNCGKPLPWMVHAGDKDFAEVVEMSTIPVLVDVWAPWCGPCRMVSPVLEQLATEKAGQLKLVKINADEAPDVSRHFDIRSIPTLMVFRGGKPTATHIGAAPAAVLRPWLEDALSN, encoded by the coding sequence ATGAGTGAAATCGTCTCGTGCCCGCACTGCGGGCAGAAGAACCGCGTGCAGGCGGTGGCTGACGGCAAGCCGGTCTGTGGCAACTGTGGCAAGCCGCTGCCGTGGATGGTCCACGCCGGCGACAAGGACTTCGCCGAGGTCGTCGAGATGTCCACCATCCCGGTGCTGGTCGACGTGTGGGCGCCGTGGTGCGGACCCTGCCGGATGGTCAGCCCGGTCCTCGAACAGCTCGCCACCGAGAAGGCCGGCCAGCTCAAGCTGGTGAAGATCAACGCCGACGAGGCGCCCGACGTGTCCCGGCACTTCGACATCCGGTCGATCCCGACCCTGATGGTGTTCCGCGGGGGCAAACCGACGGCGACCCATATCGGCGCCGCCCCGGCCGCCGTACTGCGTCCCTGGCTGGAAGATGCTCTGAGCAACTGA
- a CDS encoding DUF1345 domain-containing protein — MTANARQFLSVLIGCVVGAIVALIWSVPLGVLAAIVVIGAAFVVSAVIVLWPMDADATRRHVVREDFRPAVDELFVVALAVGAVIVIALILILGRSEGQNVAAAIGLAGVFMNWAVLHMMYAARYAHLFYLAPAGGIDFNSDERPAYRDFFYFSYNLGMTYQVSDTSVSSSAIRSVVLRHCLLSYIFGTVILAATINLVAGIVTS, encoded by the coding sequence ATGACCGCGAATGCCCGGCAGTTCCTGTCCGTCCTGATCGGTTGCGTCGTCGGAGCGATCGTTGCACTGATCTGGAGTGTGCCGCTCGGCGTCCTCGCCGCGATCGTGGTGATCGGCGCGGCGTTCGTCGTCAGCGCGGTCATCGTGTTGTGGCCGATGGACGCCGACGCCACCCGTCGGCACGTCGTCCGCGAGGACTTCCGCCCGGCCGTCGACGAGCTGTTCGTGGTGGCGCTGGCGGTCGGCGCGGTCATCGTCATCGCGCTGATCCTGATCCTCGGCCGGTCGGAGGGCCAGAACGTCGCCGCCGCGATCGGTCTGGCCGGTGTGTTCATGAACTGGGCCGTCCTGCACATGATGTACGCCGCCCGGTACGCGCACCTGTTCTACCTCGCGCCCGCCGGCGGGATCGACTTCAACAGCGACGAGCGCCCGGCGTACCGCGACTTCTTCTACTTCAGCTACAACCTCGGCATGACCTACCAGGTCTCGGACACGAGCGTGTCCAGCTCCGCCATCCGTTCCGTCGTACTGCGTCACTGTCTGCTCTCGTACATCTTCGGAACGGTGATTCTGGCTGCGACCATCAACCTTGTCGCCGGCATCGTGACAAGCTGA
- a CDS encoding LLM class flavin-dependent oxidoreductase, with product MQFGIFTVGDVTTDPTTGRAPTEAERIKATVAIAKKAEEVGLDVFATGEHHNPPFVPSSPTTLLGYLAAQTERLILSTSTTLITTNDPVKIAEDFAVLQHLSDGRVDLMLGRGNTGPVYPWFGQDIREAVPLTVEHYDLLRRLWREPVVDWEGQFRTPLQGFTLAPRPLDDVPPFVWHASIRTPEIAELAAYYGDGFFANHIFWPASHTERMVATYRSRFEHYGHGTAAQAIVGLGGQVFMRRRSQDAVAEFRPYFDNAPVYGHGPSLEEFTAQTPLTVGSPEEVIDRTLHFRDYVGDYQRQLFLVDHAGLPLQTVLEQLDLLGEEVVPVLRKEFQSGRPDDVPDAPTHAALVAAAGRES from the coding sequence ATGCAGTTCGGGATCTTCACCGTCGGAGACGTGACCACGGATCCGACCACCGGCCGGGCGCCGACCGAGGCCGAGCGGATCAAGGCAACCGTGGCGATCGCGAAGAAGGCCGAGGAAGTGGGCCTGGACGTGTTCGCGACCGGTGAGCACCACAACCCGCCGTTCGTGCCGTCGTCGCCGACCACGCTGCTCGGCTACCTCGCGGCGCAGACCGAGCGACTGATCCTTTCGACGTCGACCACGCTGATCACGACCAACGACCCGGTGAAGATCGCCGAGGACTTCGCCGTACTGCAGCATCTGTCGGACGGGCGCGTGGACCTGATGCTCGGCCGCGGCAACACCGGACCGGTCTACCCGTGGTTCGGGCAGGACATCCGCGAGGCGGTTCCGCTGACCGTGGAGCACTACGACCTGTTGCGTCGGCTGTGGCGTGAACCGGTGGTCGATTGGGAAGGCCAGTTCCGTACGCCGTTGCAGGGCTTCACGCTCGCGCCCCGCCCGCTCGACGACGTACCTCCGTTCGTCTGGCACGCATCGATCCGTACGCCGGAGATCGCCGAGCTGGCGGCGTACTACGGCGACGGGTTCTTCGCGAACCACATCTTCTGGCCGGCGTCGCACACCGAGCGGATGGTCGCGACGTACCGGAGCCGGTTCGAGCACTACGGCCACGGCACCGCGGCGCAGGCGATCGTCGGACTCGGCGGGCAGGTCTTCATGCGCCGTCGCAGTCAGGACGCGGTCGCGGAGTTCCGGCCGTACTTCGACAACGCGCCGGTGTACGGGCATGGGCCGTCGCTCGAGGAGTTCACGGCGCAGACCCCGTTGACCGTCGGCTCGCCGGAGGAGGTGATCGACCGGACCCTGCACTTCCGCGACTACGTCGGCGACTATCAGCGGCAGCTGTTCCTCGTCGACCACGCCGGCCTGCCGCTTCAGACCGTGCTCGAGCAACTCGATCTGCTCGGCGAGGAGGTAGTGCCTGTGTTGCGCAAGGAGTTCCAGTCCGGCCGTCCGGACGATGTACCCGATGCACCGACGCACGCAGCTCTGGTGGCGGCCGCGGGGCGTGAGTCATGA
- a CDS encoding CE1759 family FMN reductase, whose protein sequence is MTALAVVSGGLRQPSSTRLLADRIDSAVRKEFADSGVMATSTFVELRPLGRAIMDAMLAGFAAPELEAAFETIASADGVIVVTPAFNASFSGLFKSFFDVLPEDTLSDMPILIAATGGTERHSLVLEHALRPMFSYLHAIVSPTGVYAATDDFGAASGLAERIQRSAADFVRLMTSCGTRTRRDTFNEELTQMTRLLTGVHPADGQVED, encoded by the coding sequence ATGACGGCGCTCGCGGTCGTGTCCGGTGGGCTGCGCCAGCCGTCGTCGACCCGGTTGCTCGCCGACCGGATCGATTCCGCCGTACGCAAGGAGTTCGCCGACTCGGGCGTGATGGCGACGTCGACGTTCGTCGAGCTCCGCCCGTTGGGACGGGCGATCATGGACGCGATGCTGGCCGGGTTCGCGGCGCCGGAGTTGGAGGCCGCGTTCGAGACCATCGCGTCCGCGGACGGGGTCATCGTTGTCACGCCGGCGTTCAACGCGTCGTTCAGCGGCCTGTTCAAGTCGTTCTTCGACGTACTGCCCGAGGACACGCTGTCCGATATGCCGATCCTGATCGCTGCGACCGGCGGGACCGAGCGGCATTCACTGGTGCTCGAACACGCGTTGCGGCCGATGTTCTCCTACCTGCACGCGATCGTGTCGCCGACCGGCGTGTACGCCGCCACCGACGACTTCGGCGCCGCGTCCGGGCTGGCCGAGCGGATCCAGCGATCCGCCGCCGACTTCGTCCGGTTGATGACCTCGTGCGGGACGCGGACCCGGCGGGACACGTTCAACGAGGAACTGACCCAGATGACCCGGCTGCTGACCGGCGTCCATCCCGCCGACGGGCAGGTCGAGGACTGA
- a CDS encoding NAD-dependent epimerase/dehydratase family protein has translation MTSLRVLFLGGTGIISSACSARAVEVGLDLTVVNRGKTSTRPLPPEVRQITADIEDATAFAEIAGQDFDVVVDWLAFTPEQVRARTDALRGHVGQYVFISSASAYQTPPARLPITESTPLRNPHWQYSRNKIACEDLLTTLYRDENFPVTTVRPSHTYDRTLVPFDGGWTIVDRMRRGEPVVVHGDGTSLWTLTHHRDFARGLVPLLGHPRTLGDTFQITSDDVLTWDQIAHTLAAAAGTTAQIVHVPSDAIAAVHPGWGDALLGDKTHSAVFDNAKLRQVVPDYVATIPFEVGAREIIAWYDEDRTRQRVDPAIDEAMTTLIAQYRLDR, from the coding sequence GTGACTTCCTTGCGCGTTCTGTTTCTGGGTGGGACCGGGATCATCAGCTCGGCGTGCTCCGCGCGCGCCGTCGAGGTCGGGCTCGACCTGACCGTCGTGAATCGGGGCAAGACCTCGACCCGGCCGCTGCCTCCCGAGGTGCGGCAGATCACCGCCGACATCGAGGACGCGACCGCGTTCGCCGAGATCGCCGGGCAGGACTTCGACGTGGTGGTCGACTGGCTCGCGTTCACGCCCGAGCAGGTGCGGGCCCGGACCGACGCACTGCGCGGACACGTCGGGCAGTACGTGTTCATCAGCTCCGCATCGGCGTACCAGACGCCGCCGGCTCGACTGCCGATCACCGAGTCGACGCCGTTGCGGAACCCGCACTGGCAGTACTCGCGGAACAAGATCGCCTGCGAGGACCTGCTGACCACCCTCTACCGCGACGAGAACTTCCCGGTCACGACCGTGCGGCCCTCGCACACGTACGACCGCACCCTCGTCCCGTTCGACGGCGGCTGGACCATCGTCGACCGGATGCGCCGCGGCGAGCCCGTCGTCGTACACGGTGACGGGACCTCCCTGTGGACCCTGACCCACCACCGCGACTTCGCCCGCGGACTGGTCCCGCTGCTCGGCCACCCGCGCACCCTCGGCGACACCTTCCAGATCACCTCCGACGACGTCCTGACCTGGGACCAGATCGCGCACACGCTCGCCGCCGCGGCCGGGACGACGGCACAGATCGTCCACGTCCCGTCCGACGCGATCGCCGCCGTACATCCCGGGTGGGGCGACGCGCTCCTCGGCGACAAGACCCATTCGGCTGTCTTCGACAACGCCAAGCTCCGCCAGGTCGTCCCGGACTATGTCGCCACGATCCCGTTCGAGGTCGGCGCCCGCGAGATCATCGCCTGGTACGACGAGGACCGGACGCGTCAGCGCGTCGACCCGGCCATCGACGAGGCGATGACCACCCTCATCGCGCAGTACAGACTCGATCGCTGA
- a CDS encoding aldo/keto reductase, with the protein MQFSDEMMQEFSGRVVLGLAGFSMTPRDRAADLATIRAGIDAGATILDTARAYAQVDNPLYGEELAAEAAEGTGVIVGTKGGHSRISADTWDADISAARIRSDVESSLKVFGREQLDLYYLHRVDLADQPVEEGVTALATLRDEGKLARIGLSNVTAAELERATAITHLDAVQNRHTAMGREADDVVAWCEANQVSFFAYSPLRSSIPAPRLTAIADQRGVSVQRLQLSALLHSSPVVSVISGATRPQTALDSIAAEREPWSDELQAAYEADVRPV; encoded by the coding sequence GTGCAATTCTCGGATGAAATGATGCAGGAGTTCTCGGGTCGGGTTGTGCTCGGGCTTGCTGGGTTCTCGATGACGCCGCGGGATCGAGCTGCCGACCTCGCGACGATTCGGGCCGGTATTGATGCCGGTGCGACGATTCTCGACACCGCCCGGGCGTACGCCCAGGTGGACAATCCGCTGTACGGCGAAGAGCTGGCCGCCGAGGCCGCGGAGGGTACGGGCGTGATCGTCGGCACCAAGGGCGGGCACTCCCGGATCAGCGCGGACACCTGGGACGCCGACATCAGCGCGGCCCGGATCCGGTCCGACGTCGAGTCGAGCCTGAAGGTCTTCGGGCGCGAGCAACTCGACCTCTACTACCTCCACCGAGTCGACCTCGCCGACCAGCCGGTCGAGGAGGGCGTCACCGCGCTCGCAACCCTGCGCGACGAGGGGAAGCTGGCGCGGATCGGTCTGTCCAACGTCACGGCCGCCGAGCTCGAACGCGCAACAGCGATCACGCACCTCGACGCCGTACAGAATCGCCACACCGCGATGGGCCGCGAGGCGGACGACGTCGTCGCCTGGTGCGAAGCCAACCAGGTCTCGTTCTTCGCGTACTCACCACTGCGCTCGTCGATCCCAGCCCCACGCCTGACAGCCATCGCCGACCAGCGCGGAGTGTCGGTCCAACGCCTGCAACTCAGCGCTCTGCTGCACTCGTCGCCGGTCGTGTCCGTGATCTCCGGCGCCACCCGCCCGCAGACCGCGCTGGACTCGATCGCCGCCGAGCGCGAACCGTGGAGCGACGAGCTCCAAGCGGCGTACGAAGCAGACGTCAGACCCGTCTAG